The region AAACGTCAATGCCTAATGCAGCCAGCTCTACTGAAAGAAACTGGGCATTGCTGTTCACGATTTGTCCAAGTAAAAGTTCTGTTCCAACGGCAATAATCTCTGCTTTCATAGCTGACGTTCTCCTCCTGATTGTAGGTATCCTGCAAGGTTCAGCCTGTTCCAGCGTCTCAGGCTTTGTTCAAATCCAGCAGTTCCTTATTCTTCACGAAATAATCAATACCCGAGTAAATGGTAATGATGGCTGCTGCCCAGATGGCAATATCATCCACAGGGATGCTGACGAACTGGAACGGGAAGTTGTTAAGCAGCAGCAGGGAAATGGCAACAATCTGAATCACTGTTTTTACCTTGCCCCATTTGCTTGCAGCCACTACCTTCCCTTCCAGCAATGCCACCTGGCGCAGTCCGGTCACGGCAAACTCACGGCTGATGATGACAATGGCAATCCAGGAATCGCATCTTCCCAGCTCAACCAATGAGATCAGTACGGCTGAGACCAGCAGCTTATCCGCTAAGGGATCGAGCAGCTTGCCCAGATTGGTGACCATGTTATATTTTCTGGCTATGTAACCGTCAATTCCATCGGTACTGGCTGCCAGCAGAAAAATAACCGCCGCGACCAAATGATTAATTGAAAGCTGAAAGGAGCCCCAATGTATCGG is a window of Paenibacillus sp. FSL H3-0469 DNA encoding:
- the pgsA gene encoding CDP-diacylglycerol--glycerol-3-phosphate 3-phosphatidyltransferase, yielding MNLPNRITLARICLIPIMMFFLLVDFSFYPEPIHWGSFQLSINHLVAAVIFLLAASTDGIDGYIARKYNMVTNLGKLLDPLADKLLVSAVLISLVELGRCDSWIAIVIISREFAVTGLRQVALLEGKVVAASKWGKVKTVIQIVAISLLLLNNFPFQFVSIPVDDIAIWAAAIITIYSGIDYFVKNKELLDLNKA